A single region of the Amphiprion ocellaris isolate individual 3 ecotype Okinawa chromosome 4, ASM2253959v1, whole genome shotgun sequence genome encodes:
- the LOC111575013 gene encoding uncharacterized protein LOC111575013 isoform X1, which translates to MFVCACLLCALTIVETTTLNIEGHVGKNITANCVNWNVGTNVKYKAKYICDSPCTKDKHIITKAEYGQTKKKNRIELTNGGDSLYVTFFNLERSDTQKYYCGVEILGFDALIEVNLKVIDDPVTVTVRSYADLKSSTVPTTNLEIITELSDSNTTLDTTPTASASRGSRSVLYLTVGVIIILTTLIVLWRVMRTARRQLKVVSSAGSPQEDAQVDVEYDEIRHDDPQTETEPVASTVSFSTATADVDPDSLYANYSYLHDTESDAVYSKDVSFTSASSFEVSLKGPCAESDLVYSVAQLPKGNIEQARVCEPTQFESIENDCLYSLAQLPQAS; encoded by the exons atgtttgtgtgtgcttgtcTGCTTTGTG CCCTGACTATTGTGGAGACGACGACTCTCAACATAGAGGGACATGTTGGGAAAAATATAACAGCTAATTGTGTAAACTGGAATGTTGggacaaatgtaaaatataaagctAAATACATTTGTGACAGTCCATGTACGAAAGACAAACACATCATCACGAAAGCAGAATATGGACAAACTAAAAAGAAGAACAGAATAGAGCTGACCAATGGAGGAGACAGTTTATATGTGACATTCTTTAATCTTGAAAGGTCTGACACTCAAAAGTATTACTGTGGAGTTGAAATACTTGGTTTTGATGCACTGATAGAGGTGAATCTTAAAGTTATAGATG ATCCTGTTACGGTCACTGTTAGGTCATATGCTGACTTAAAAAGCTCCACTGTCCCTACAACCAACTTGGAAATCATTACTGAATTATCTGACTCAAACACAACCCTTGATACAACACCCACTGCATCAGCTTCACGAGGAAGTA GAAGTGTTCTGTATCTGACTGTAGGTGTCATTATCATACTAACCACACTGATAGTCCTGTGGAGGGTTATGAGGACTGCAAGGAGACAACTGA AAGTTGTGTCTAGTGCTGGTTCTCCACAGGAAGATGCACAAGTG gaTGTTGAATATGATGAAATCAGACATGACGACCCGCAAACAGAGACCGAACCTGTAGCTTCGACCGTCTCCTTCTCCACAGCCACAGCTGACGTCGACCCAGACAGTCTCTATGCAAATTACTCCTATCTCCATGACACTGAATCAGACGCTGTGTATTCTAAAGATGTCTCTTTTACTTCAGCTTCCAGCTTTGAGGTCAGTTTAAAGGGGCCATGTGCAGAAAGTGATCTGGTGTACTCTGTTGCTCAACTACCCAAAGGAAATATTGAACAGGCCAGGGTATGTGAACCAACTCAGTTTGAAAGCATTGAAAATGACTGTCTGTATTCCCTTGCTCAGCTACCACAGGCAAGCTGA
- the LOC111575013 gene encoding uncharacterized protein LOC111575013 isoform X2: MFMYLFLVVSILRPSITNMIYIYVFLSALTIVEVKTLDIVGHVGKNVTVECSDWNVWTNVNFNVKYLCESPCSEDKHIIIKAEYGQTKNNNRIELTNRENGLFVTFTNLTMSDSRKYYCGVERYGHDSFIEVNLNITDDVTTDKAYTDFHTTAPTASPTQGSGNAPYWIIGLIFILIIVIVLLIHTRRMTKKKLMSTPHKDIGGSVDPDGVYQSFHPSMEDKSQVYSTLTLTKRSAASDEVYEILQPSTRDLDQVYSTLEPTMANADLE; encoded by the exons ATGTTCATGTACTTGTTTTTAGTTGTCTCTATTCTCAGGCCATCCATCACCAATATGatttacatttatgtttttctttctg CTCTAACTATTGTGGAGGTGAAGACTCTCGACATAGTGGGCCACGTTGGGAAAAATGTAACAGTTGAATGTTCTGATTGGAACGTTTGGACAAATGTGAATTTTAATGTTAAGTACCTTTGTGAAAGTCCATGTTCAGAAGATAAACACATAATTATCAAAGCAGAATATGGacaaactaaaaataacaacagaataGAGTTAACTAACAGAGAAAATGGTTTATTTGTGACCTTCACTAATCTCACAATGTCAGACTCCAGGAAATATTACTGCGGAGTTGAGAGATATGGGCATGATTCATTCATAGAAGTGAATCTTAACATTACAGATG ATGTCACCACTGATAAGGCGTACACCGATTTTCATACAACAGCACCTACTGCATCACCAACACAAGGAAGTG GAAATGCACCATATTGGATTATAGGTTTAATTTTCATTCTAATCATAGTGATTGTCCTGCTGATCCATACCAGGAGGATGACGAAGAAAAAACTGA TGTCCACGCCACACAAAGACATTGGAGGG AGTGTGGATCCTGACGGAGTCTATCAATCATTCCATCCATCGATGGAAGACAAGAGCCAAGTCTACAGCACTCTCACACTCACTAAAAGA AGTGCAGCTTCTGATGAAGTCTATGAGATACTCCAACCATCCACCAGAGATCTAGATCAAGTCTACAGCACTCTTGAACCCACCATGGCA AATGCAGATCTGGAGTAA